The following is a genomic window from Miscanthus floridulus cultivar M001 chromosome 14, ASM1932011v1, whole genome shotgun sequence.
tcatcctcagacTGTAGAGAATTAAAAGCTTACTACAACAAAGATAATTCAGCAGCATAAAAAATGTTCAACCAATGAGCGTCAATCGTAGCATGGCAGTTGGTAGAAATAAACTGTTAATAAAATTGATTAATGGTATAGATATATCAGTGTGGCAGAGATCTGAACCTTGTTGCCTTCAGTATCGTGTGGCCTGTTATAGAATCACGTATATGCCAATCCCTATGCATTCCATTTTTACCATTAGCACTAACCCATGTATCTACTTCAACTGTGTCACCCCAACAGCAGAATAGAGGAGCGATTTAGAACACATAAGAGTAGAACCCAGATGATGAGGGATGACCTTTAGTTAACAGAAGGTAAACTTTCTAGTATCTGTTAGTTACCATAGGAAAATGTACCAAGACTTCAAGAGGTTCAGTGAGTGTATCTGCATCAATAATAGAGGTCCGCAAACTGCCTACAGTGACATACAACTATATATAGGCTCCTTTTGCTAAAAAACTATATAGGCTCCTCCAAAAAGTTATTGTCAAACAGTGCAAAAGACGCCAGGGAGCTTTCCTTTCACATTTATTGCCGAACAACTTGAAAACCCCATTCAACTAATCAGTCACTACCCCTTCTCACGTTTGAGAGAAAGGAGAGAAGAATGAcagaataatttttttttaaaaaaaaagaaggaTAGCAAGTACTACAGGTGTCATTCGTACTAGGCCAAGGCGCAAGTGAGAGTGCGTGAATAAACACGTCATGACATCAAGCATTAGAAAACAAACCAtaagaaacaaaaaaacaaaccACAAGAAACAGAGACTAGTAAAAAAAGCAAATCATAAGAAACAAATCAAACATATGGCATATGAAGGCTCCTCCAAAGCTGTCGTGTTTTATTGACCGTACTGTACTTGTACAGGTTatttcatgaacaacaatgttttaaaggcggtaaggcgaggcgaggcgagcgaCCCCCTTCCAGTCGCCTAGGCGAATAAGGCGctcgcctaggcgacgccatacAGACAATTTAATATATAACATCAATAAAAATTTAGATGACAATCCAACCTTAATATAGCCAATTATAAGCATAATACGTAGTGCTATTAGAGTTCTAGGGCACCACATAAAGTAGCAAGTAGCAAATATGAAATGTTTCATCTCTTAGTAGCCATAAACTAGTCTCTAATGGCATATATAACTTAATTAGTAGTGTTGCTAGTGCAGCACATACTTAATTAGTAGTGCTGCTAGTGCAGCACATATATTAGCTTACAAAAGAGGAAATCTTTAATCTCTAATCTCTCAAGTCTCAATAGCCATCATCAAACTCTCCAGCAACGTTGGCTGCTTCATTGTCTTCTCCAATTTCATTGGCATCATTTGGATCATCCTCACAATCTGTCACATCTGCATCATCAAATGGATCTGGATTTTCTTCATTATCTGAACCCAACTCAGCTTCATCCACCATAGGTGCAGAATTTCTTGCACGCCTATGGGCTGCTCTTGGAAAGTTCCGGCCTTGAAGTGATTGTGATGCTCCAACAGCTTCATCAACAAGGTTCCAAGTAAGGTCACACTCACACCCACGAGTACCTTGAGGGGGTACATGCAATGAGTCAGCCCACTCATTGTTCCAATCAAAGTCCTCAATAACCAAAGGATCAAAGTTTTTCCCCTTGTTCTGGCGTAACTTTTGGAACCTAGATTTCATCTTCCGGTTGTAGGAAACAAAGACAATAGAATTCAGCCTCTTATGCAACAGTCGGTTCCTTTTCTTTGTGTGGATCTACAAAACCAGAAACACAATTGCAACCAAAAAATGAATAAACTGCTTGCTGAAATATTGGTAAGGGCAGCAAGCAAATGAGGAAATACTCACAGATTCAAATTTGCTCCAATTTCGCTCACAGCCAGATGATGAAGCACAAAGACTAACCACACGCCTTGCAAACCTTTGTAGCTCAATAGCACGGCCACCATAGGAACGCCACCAATCAActagagcaaacaaatgaaacaatATGTTAGGAGCTAGGACCAAAAAATGCTAGCTAGAATCAAATTGATGTGATGTACACTTGATGAAATTAAAATGGAAATAAAACACTTACGAGGACTCATTGACTCAAGGTTTTGAATGGCCATCTTATTTGAAAAAGCATCTCCTCTAAGATATTCATAATTCATGGCTTGAGCATTGATCTTGCTTCTAGTTTCCTCATCCTCCACCATTCTTGAAAGCACATCAAGAAAGCAACCTCTTAGCTGTCCAACAGTTGCATCATCATCCTTTTTTAGGAGAGGATGTAGCTTCCCTGGGTTCAAGTATAGTGCAGCCCCATACAATGGATGATCCATTTGTTTCTCCCAACGTCGCTCAATTATTCCCATAATCTTCTTGAGCAAAGATTTCTTGGATTGGATAGCAAAGCTTTGATTGATCCTCTCCTTTGCATGGTTCATTAGAGCTTGAACCTCCGGCATTGATGGCTTCTCATCTCCATCAACCACCCTAAGCACAATAAGGAGTGGGGCTGAAGCTCTAAGGTAATCTTCCACTGAATTCCAAAACTGTGTAGAGAGCACAATGTCATGCACATCTAGACCAGCCTTAGTTTTTGCCAATTTGTTCCCAGTCCATGCTTCACTAACCATTAAAGACTTCAAAGCATCCTTGTGCTTGTACAAGCTCTTCAAAGTCAAAAAAGCCGTTGCAAAACGTGTGGCTGCTGGCCTCACAAGGTCAGCCCCACCTGTTTTCTCCCTCATGGCACTAAGGATCCTCCCATGTCTATAGATGAAAGTTGTCACACGCCTTGCATGTGTAATAGGTTTCTTGAATTCCGACAAGTTCCCTATATCTTCTAACATGAGATCCAAGCAATGCGCAGCATATGGACTCCAAAATATTGTAGGAATCCTGTCCATGAGAATCTTGCCTGCAGCCTTGAAGTTAGCACCATTATCTGTGACAACTTGAACAACCTTGTCCTTCCCAATCTCCTCAACCTTCTTCTCTAGCAAACCAGCAAGCATGTATGCATCATGTACTTCACTTGATGCATCAATGGACTCCAAGAAGTAAGTCCCCTCTGGGCTGTTTACAAGGAAGTTAATTAAGTGGCGTCCCCTCCTATCAGACCATCCATCAGACATGAGTGTGCAGCCATAATGTTTCCATGCTCTCTCATGCTCCTCTCTCATGGTACTTGTTGACTTCACTGCTTCTTGAAGTAATGGATCCCCAAGTTGATATGGTGTTGGAGGCTTGTACCCTGAACCATATTGTGCTGTGGCCTCAACTGCAATCTGAAATTGCCTTGCTACTGCTGCATTAAAAGGTATGCCACATTCATAGAAGAACAAGGCCCATTGTGTATCCACATAATGTTTCTCTTCCTTGGTTTTTGTACTGGACACAATTGTGGGCTGATAAGACCCTAAAAGTCTCTCATCTACTATCTCTTCTGGTGTTTTTCGAAGCATCTCAACTACAGATTTGTTTGTCTTTCCCTCCGGTTTAGTCTTGTTGCCAACAGCCATGAATTGTAAGGATGCTTGCCTCTTTTTTGCTGCTGTCCCTGAACTAGGCTGTACCGCAGCAGCAGCCTCATTTGCAGAAGCCTCATTTGCTGCCACCTCCACCACCTCATCATTTAGAACTAATGGTCTTTTCCTCTTGTTTGCATCCAAGTAAGCTGCCATCTCCCTCCTAACTTCAGTGCTGACACCTGAACATAGTTTTGCATCTCCATAACCTCATGCCAAATGTTGCTTCAACCTTTTAATCCCTCCACGAACTGAGCCGCCACATAAGGTGCATGCCACCTCATCTTTGTTTTGTAGGTTCGGCCAATAGCCAAACCTCCATGCTGGATCTTTTGACCTTTGTGGCTTCCGAGCTGGATCATTCTTGGGATCATATCCGCTGACGATTGATGGTGGA
Proteins encoded in this region:
- the LOC136505869 gene encoding uncharacterized protein produces the protein MAAYLDANKRKRPLVLNDEVVEVAANEASANEAAAAVQPSSGTAAKKRQASLQFMAVGNKTKPEGKTNKSVVEMLRKTPEEIVDERLLGSYQPTIVSSTKTKEEKHYVDTQWALFFYECGIPFNAAVARQFQIAVEATAQYGSGYKPPTPYQLGDPLLQEAVKSTSTMREEHERAWKHYGCTLMSDGWSDRRGRHLINFLVNSPEGTYFLESIDASSEVHDAYMLAGLLEKKVEEIGKDKVVQVVTDNGANFKAAGKILMDRIPTIFWSPYAAHCLDLMLEDIGNLSEFKKPITHARRVTTFIYRHGRILSAMREKTGGADLVRPAATRFATAFLTLKSLYKHKDALKSLMVSEAWTGNKLAKTKAGLDVHDIVLSTQFWNSVEDYLRASAPLLIVLRVVDGDEKPSMPEVQALMNHAKERINQSFAIQSKKSLLKKIMGIIERRWEKQMDHPLYGAALYLNPGKLHPLLKKDDDATVGQLRGCFLDVLSRMVEDEETRSKINAQAMNYEYLRGDAFSNKMAIQNLESMSPLDWWRSYGGRAIELQRFARRVVSLCASSSGCERNWSKFESIHTKKRNRLLHKRLNSIVFVSYNRKMKSRFQKLRQNKGKNFDPLVIEDFDWNNEWADSLHVPPQGTRGCECDLTWNLVDEAVGASQSLQGRNFPRAAHRRARNSAPMVDEAELGSDNEENPDPFDDADVTDCEDDPNDANEIGEDNEAANVAGEFDDGY